In a single window of the Harpia harpyja isolate bHarHar1 chromosome 3, bHarHar1 primary haplotype, whole genome shotgun sequence genome:
- the LOC128139571 gene encoding transmembrane protein 151B-like, with translation MSSEGEAEAAAESGPGSTPAPGAAAAAVREEQRPVKQSLSACMCRESHWKCLLLSILMYGCLGAVAWCQLARVTKLSFDSSFKGKSMIYHDSPCSDGYVYIPLAFLSMLYVVYLVECWHCHVKRELQYKADVDSVYECINRMQQATPCIWWKAISYHFVRRTRQVTRYRNGDAYTTTQVYHERVNTHVAEAEFDYSHCGYKDISKELLGLESYTATKLRFTKCFSFANIESENSYLTQRAHFFTEIEGLDDYMEVREGMQLKNVDFKELMMAYGDPDHLPWYVSHYAFWVAAILMVSWPLRVLIEYRTAYVHYHVEKLLGLEYTAPTAAEEPLYRYRMPRDTTQDSTELEWHICTNRQLIPSYSEAMLMDLANSPAYNSYAVCRYGETAHGCERCNRASSTSSIFSRHAFHSCSGNSRLSLNTSRFSLCRVHGSHRTGLWRSRSSSIADRGCQDEQCCSYSSQLAVNENPPTYHDARFFPVLIVHRPEGHDGRHFYVRRSSCLETSL, from the exons ATGTCCTCGGAGGGGGAAGCCGAGGCGGCTGCTGAGAGCGGGCCGGGCAGCACCCCAGcgccgggggccgccgccgccgccgtgcggGAGGAG CAACGCCCCGTGAAGCAGTCCCTGAGCGCCTGCATGTGCCGAGAGTCCCACTGGAAAtgcctcctcctctccatcctcaTGTACGGCTGCCTGGGTGCGGTGGCCTGGTGTCAGCTGGCCCGGGTCACCAAGCTCAGCTTCGATAGCTCCTTCAAGGGCAAGTCCATGATCTACCATGACAGCCCGTGCTCGGACGGCTACGTCTATATCCCGCTGGCCTTCCTCTCTATGCTGTATGTGGTGTACCTGGTGGAGTGCTGGCACTGCCACGTCAAGAGAGAGCTGCAGTACAAGGCGGACGTGGACAGTGTCTATGAATGCATCAACCGCATGCAGCAAGCCACACCATGCATCTGGTGGAAGGCCATCAGCTACCACTTTGTGCGGCGAACCCGGCAGGTGACCCGGTACCGCAATGGCGATGCCTACACCACCACGCAAGTCTACCACGAGAGGGTCAACACCCATGTGGCTGAAGCTGAGTTTGACTACTCTCACTGTGGGTACAAGGACATCTCCAAGGAGCTCCTGGGCCTGGAGAGCTACACAGCCACCAAGCTGAGGTTCACCAAGTGCTTCAGCTTTGCCAACATCGAGTCTGAGAACTCTTACCTGACTCAGAGGGCTCACTTCTTCACGGAGATCGAGGGGCTGGATGACTACATGGAGGTGAGGGAAGGCATGCAGCTCAAAAACGTGGACTTTAAAGAGCTTATGATGGCTTACGGGGACCCAGATCACCTCCCGTGGTACGTGTCACACTATGCTTTCTGGGTGGCAGCTATCCTGATGGTCTCATGGCCGCTCAGGGTACTCATAGAGTATCGGACTGCCTATGTCCACTACCACGTCGAGAAGCTGCTGGGCCTGGAGTACACGGCGCCCACCGCGGCCGAGGAGCCCTTGTACCGGTACCGCATGCCCCGAGACACCACGCAGGACAGCACCGAGCTGGAGTGGCACATCTGCACCAACCGGCAGCTGATCCCCAGCTACTCGGAGGCCATGCTCATGGACCTGGCCAACTCCCCAGCCTACAACAGCTACGCGGTTTGCCGGTACGGCGAAACGGCCCACGGCTGCGAACGCTGCAACCGTGCCTCCAGCACCTCCTCCATCTTCTCACGCCACGCTTTCCACAGCTGCAGCGGCAACTCCCGCCTCTCCCTCAACACCAGCCGCTTCTCCCTCTGCCGCGTCCACGGCTCCCACAGGACAGGCCTCTGGaggagccgcagcagcagcatcGCGGACCGGGGCTGCCAGGACGAGCAGTGCTGCTCCTACTCCAGCCAGCTGGCTGTCAACGAAAACCCCCCAACCTACCATGACGCCCGCTTCTTCCCCGTCCTGATTGTGCACAGGCCGGAGGGGCATGACGGGCGGCATTTCTACGTCAGGCGCTCCTCCTGTCTAGAAACCTCTCTGTGA